Proteins encoded by one window of Lathyrus oleraceus cultivar Zhongwan6 chromosome 1, CAAS_Psat_ZW6_1.0, whole genome shotgun sequence:
- the LOC127105048 gene encoding uncharacterized protein LOC127105048, with the protein MSFTELYLALLKKGLVVPRPLGPPPDPLPPYYNPNAHCLFNEGSPGHDLEGCYALKHIVRELIEKKILSFGDISPNVKNNPLPAHGSVNAIDDDPDEGLILDATKIKTPLKDFHAKLVEAGLLKNCHKSCEEYTIGPKGCEMVRKDIQELINQGVLQVSGRMKKNEVAVIEPIFNLPELSTTTPIFNTPEPIFNILDSTVVQPIFNIPESVEPIFNMPNPVLVQRPSSFPFGNTKVVPYKYDIVVANQRSEKFNLAPPIPPKETTTTVTDKGKEVITTDKDVEFFRIIKKSDYKIIDQLHQTPSKISILSLLMSSPAHRSALQKLLAQAHVTHDITIDQFDGVIANITACNHLSFSREDLTKDGQDHNRAFHISVKCQEDTLERVLVDTGSSLNVLPKRMLTKLAYQGTDMRPSALIINAFDGSRRTVIGEVELPILIGPHVFEITFQVMDINPNYSCLLGRPWIHAAGAVTSTLHQKMKFVIDDKLVIVSENHVESNDSTFTLNFDSPIYQAEEEGEEDCDVPDELARLVEYEYTDLQPHQEQVETINLGTEEAKKEVKIGTTLGADIKERLVKLL; encoded by the exons ATGTCTTTCACTGAATTATATCTGGCATTGTTGAAGAAAGGGTTAGTTGTTCCAAGACCTTTGGGACCTCCACCAGATCCTCTCCCACCATATTACAATCCCAATGCACATTGTTTGTTCAATGAAGGTTCCCCGGGGCATGATTTGGAAGGTTGTTATGCCTTAAAACATATTGTGAGGGAATTGATTGAGAAGAAGATTCTTTCATTTGGGGATATCAGTCCGAATGTCAAAAataatcctttgcccgctcatgggtCTGTAAATGCTATTGATGATGACCCTGATGAAGGTCTGATTCTTGATGCAACCAAAATCAAGACTCCGCTCAAAGATTTTCATGCAAAGTTAGTAGAAGCAGGTTTATTGAAAAATTGTCATAAGAGTTGTGAAGAATATACTATTGGTCCTAAAGGATGTGAAATGGTTCGAAAGGATATTCAAGAATTGATTAACCAAGGTGTGTTGCAAGTAAGCGGTCGTATGAAAAAGAATGAGGTAGCAGTGATTGAACCCATCTTCAATCTACCTGAGTTAAGTACTACAACACCAATCTTCAACACTCCAGAGCCAATATTCAACATTCTAGATTCTACTGTTGTTCAGCCAATTTTCAACATTCCAGAATCAGTTGAACCAATCTTCAATATGCCTAATCCAGTGCTTGTCCAAAGGCCTAGCTCTTTTCCTTTTGGGAATACTAAAGTCGTGCCTTATAAGTATGATATAGTTGTGGCTAACCAAAGGTCTGAGAAA TTCAACTTGGCTCCGCCAATTCCACCGAAAGAAACCACCACTACTGTTACCGACAAAGGTAAAGAGGTGATCACGACTGATAAAGATGTTGAATTTTTTAggattatcaagaagagtgattacaagattaTTGATCAGCTGCATCAAACTCCTTCAAAGATATCCATTTTGTCTCTTCTCATGAGTTCTCCAGCTCATAGGAGTGCCTTGCAGAAATTGTTAGCTCAGGCTCATGTCACTCACGACATTACTATTGATCAATTTGATGGGGTCATTGCCAACATTACAGCATGCAACCATCTCAGCTTCAGTAGAGAAGATTTGACGAAGGATGGCCAAGACCATAATCGTGCTTTTCACATATCTGTGAAATGCCAAGAAGATACCCTAGAAAGAGTCCTTGTGGACACTGGCTCCTCTCTGAATGTTTTACCTAAGAGGATGCTCACTAAGTTGGCATATCAAGGGACTGATATGAGGCCAAGCGCATTAATTATCAACGCATTTGATGGATCGAGGAGGACCGTCATAGGGGAGGTGGAGCTGCCAATATTAATTGGTCCACATGTGTTTGAAATTACTTTTCAGGTTATGGACATCAATCCAAAttatagttgtttgcttggaAGACCGTGGATTCATGCCGCTGGGGCCGTGACTTCCACCTTGCACCAAAAAATGAAATTTGTTATTGATGATAAATTGGTGATTGTGTCCG AAAACCATGTTGAATCCAATGACTCTACTTTCACTCTTAACTTTGATTCaccaatctaccaagctgaagaagagggtgaagaagattgtgatgtTCCCGACGAACTAGCAAGATTGGTTGAGTACGAGTACACAGATCTCCAACCACATCAAGAGCAGGTAGagacaatcaaccttggcaccgaGGAAGCGAAGAAAGAGGTCAAGATTGGTACAACACTTGGGGCAGACATCAAAGAAAGATTGGTCAAGCTTTTAtaa
- the LOC127105035 gene encoding uncharacterized protein LOC127105035: MADGLLSTLIQFYDPVYHCFTFPDYQLMPTLEEYSHLIGVPISSQAPFSGLEEDPKDQDIAKATHLKMSEIMDHMTTKGKKLGLIAKFIMNKAQYFDRMRRVDAFEVVFALLIYGLFLFPSFDDFVAMDAIKIFLIGNPVPTLLADAYHSVHMRNSYSGGMITCCVPMLYKRRDYDGVSIIDSCGGFSNVPLLGTKGGISYNPILARCQLGYPMTDKPKNIHLEEKLKIALNKVHRERDAWKNKYQIINNEDEELQRQLKMKNEEELSSNKRKVQEDLFSYGVQSNTPLKLIVDKLVLEKADMEEQIKKLNLRLLGESP; encoded by the exons ATGGCAGATGGACTTCTTTCTACTTTGATTCAGTTTTATGATCCCGTGTATCACTGTTTCACTTTCCCCGACTATCAGCTTATGCCAACACTTGAAGAATACTCTCATTTGATTGGTGTTCCTATTTCTAGTCAAGCTCCATTTTCTGGTTTGGAGGAAGATCCCAAAGATCAAGACATTGCAAAGGCTACTCACTTGAAAATGTCAGAGATCATGGATCACATGACCACAAAAGGAAAAAAGCTTGGTTTGATAGCTAAGTTTATAATGAACAAAGCTCAGTATTTTGATAGAATGAGGAGGGTGGATGCGTTTGAGGTTGTTTTTGCTCTACTTATATATGGATTGTTCCTCTTTCCTAGTTTTGATGACTTTGTTGCCATGGATGCCATCAAGATCTTCTTAAtaggaaatccagttcctacttTACTTGCTGATGCCTATCATTCTGTTCATATGAGGAATTCTTACAGCGGAGGAATGATTACATGTTGTGTGCCTATGTTGTACAAgcg TCGTGACTATGATGGAGTTAGCATCATTGATAGTTGTGGAGGATTTTCTAATGTACCTCTCCTTGGTACAAAAGGAGGCATCAGTTACAACCCAATCCTAGCTCGGTGTCAACTCGGTTATCCAATGACAGATAAGCCAAAGAATATTCACTTGGAGG AGAAGTTGAAGATTGCTTTGAACAAAGTGCATCGAGAAAGGGACGCTTGGAAGAACAAGTAtcaaatcatcaacaatgagGATGAAGAACTTCAAAGGCAGTTAAAGATGAAGAATGAAGAAGAGCTCTCCAGCAATAAGAGGAaggtgcaagaggatttattttcctatgGTGTTCAGTCAAATACTCCTTTGAAGTTGATCGTAGACAAGCTTGTGCTCgagaaggctgatatggaagAACAAATTAAGAAGCTCAACTTGAGGCTACTAGGGGAATCTCCTTAG